The segment AAATTATTGATTTATGCATTTTCCCGCTATTTGGACTGATGTCCTCGAAAGTCCCTCCGGGTGACAAAGTTTTTATACCATAAATCGGTTATAGGAGTTTGCTTCGGGCAGCATGGTTCGAAGCAAAACAGAAACAGAAGCGTTGTTCAGGATGCAATTTTACTGGACAACGGAAAAGCAAAATGGGCTCGTGGTCTAGATGGTTATGACGTCGCCTTGACATGGCGGAGGTCCGGAGTTCGACTCTCCGCGGGCCCACCACAATCTTACAATAGTGTCATCCGATACCTTTATATCAAAAAAGGACATGTATCGGTTGCTCTCAAGGCCTAGGTAGCTCAGTGGGAGAGCGCTGCCCTGAAGAGGCAGTTGTCCCCGGTTCGAATCCGGGTCTGGGCATCAAAAATTCAGTTCACACCAGTAGTGTAGTGGTTATCACCGGGCGTTGCCAACGCTCGAACCCGGGTTCGAGTCCCGGCTGGTGTATTTACTTACTTTTTCTTTTAGTTTCTTACTTTATCAAACCTCTATTCTAATGTAATTGTCATTCCATGACAATTCTTTTCTTTCTGAATGATGATCTTAGTAGTGAAAGTTATCTCTCTTTATGAAATGTCTACATCTGTAGTGTAAACTCCGAATCATCTCTCATGAATGGAATCAGATCGGATGATGAAAAATAGCTGAAAATAAGTGATGACCCATTGTTCTCACAATGAGTCCTTTATTGGTTGTAACACCGTTCTACCAATTGTGTTATGGTTTTCAGTTTATTGAGTTGATGTTTCCGGATCATGTAATTTATGTTGCCAATACTTCGTACTCCTTCGGAACGGTATATACATTGGCGAATTCAAATTCTCCCTGTGGGGATGCTTCACCTGTAACCTGTTGTCCGGGTATTTCTTTCAGACCATACAGGCTTTGCCTTGCGTCTTTGAAGTAGAATCTTTCCTGCAGGAAATCCTCGTCCTTCAGTCTGCCCAATGCATATCGAATAGTACGTGGGGGAAGATAACTTTGTTCGGCTATCTCTTTTTGTGTCAGGAGACCGCCGTATTCCAGTACTTTATAGACAAGTTTTGCAGAAGGTGGCAGTCCTTCTATCGTTTTTCTAAGGCCTTTGTCCTTTGGATCATCGAT is part of the Methanococcoides methylutens MM1 genome and harbors:
- a CDS encoding helix-turn-helix domain-containing protein gives rise to the protein MVFVDNHKEKVQIKKKIDDPKDKGLRKTIEGLPPSAKLVYKVLEYGGLLTQKEIAEQSYLPPRTIRYALGRLKDEDFLQERFYFKDARQSLYGLKEIPGQQVTGEASPQGEFEFANVYTVPKEYEVLAT